One window of Sinorhizobium fredii NGR234 genomic DNA carries:
- a CDS encoding helix-turn-helix domain-containing protein: protein MPAIRDHTEHVYRTAQQSSAAVSSPVAASWRRCMTLHGLAPEEARLPWRLDVGEFRQARERSEVLIAEAVGELDRLFAVIVKSGCCLLLTDDKGIALERRGADGDDADFRGVGLWSGTVWSEASVGTNGIGTAIADERPVVIHRDQHFLSRNIGLSCATAPIRDETGRLAAALDISTCRDDASEATLSILSQAVRDAAARIEANLFRRAFAEARIVLVPADRQGPALLAVDRDDLVLGATRAARQWLGLDDRRIAAGVPASDLLQEGVPREGAELPDAERAALRRVLSRTNGNVSMAADLLGISRATLYRKMKRLSLN from the coding sequence ATGCCTGCAATCAGGGACCATACGGAACACGTCTACAGAACCGCGCAACAGTCGTCGGCAGCCGTCAGTTCGCCGGTCGCCGCCTCGTGGCGGCGCTGCATGACCCTGCACGGTCTGGCCCCTGAGGAGGCGCGCTTGCCATGGCGCCTCGACGTTGGCGAATTTCGGCAGGCGCGCGAACGCTCCGAGGTGCTGATTGCGGAAGCCGTCGGCGAACTCGACCGGCTGTTCGCCGTCATCGTCAAGTCCGGATGCTGCCTGTTGCTGACCGACGACAAGGGCATTGCGCTCGAGCGACGCGGGGCAGACGGGGACGATGCCGATTTTCGCGGCGTCGGGCTTTGGTCGGGGACCGTGTGGAGCGAGGCGAGCGTCGGAACCAACGGCATCGGTACGGCGATTGCCGACGAGCGCCCCGTCGTCATCCATCGCGATCAACATTTCTTGAGCCGCAATATCGGTTTGAGCTGCGCGACAGCGCCGATCCGCGACGAAACCGGGCGCCTTGCCGCGGCGCTCGACATTTCCACCTGCCGCGACGACGCCTCCGAGGCGACGCTCTCGATCCTCTCGCAAGCGGTGCGGGATGCCGCCGCCCGCATCGAGGCAAACCTGTTCCGCCGGGCCTTTGCCGAGGCGCGGATCGTGCTCGTGCCGGCCGATCGCCAAGGACCGGCTCTGCTCGCCGTCGATCGCGATGACCTCGTGCTCGGCGCCACGCGGGCGGCCCGGCAGTGGCTCGGGCTCGACGACAGGCGCATTGCAGCCGGCGTTCCCGCCTCCGACCTGCTCCAGGAGGGTGTTCCCCGGGAGGGGGCCGAATTGCCGGACGCCGAGCGAGCAGCGCTCCGCCGCGTACTGTCGCGCACCAACGGCAATGTGTCGATGGCCGCCGACCTGCTCGGCATCAGCCGTGCGACGCTCTACCGCAAGATGAAGCGGCTTTCGTTGAATTGA
- a CDS encoding integrase core domain-containing protein has protein sequence MVWRETGIMEERLKFVAACLSGEETMAGLCALYGISRKTGYKWLRRFQLRGPAGLEDLPRAPLNHGRATAAELVERIVAEKEAHPLWGPKKIVARLARQDPATAWPSASTAGAILNRHGLVGRRRARWKGAGNGPWPEPAMPNAVWTGDHKGWFTTRDGWRCEPLTVMDVKSRYLLALEATGSTGDEEAWPVFERLFDEHGLPDRIRTDNGPPFAAAGVTGLTPLSLRFVRLGITLERIAPGKPQQNGKHERFHLTMLPLAKAPAADRAAQAEAFEAFRREYNEERPHETLGMDTPAEHYRASTRKMPVSPPEPDYPAEAAVRKVRHNGAVKWQGAEIYVSATLVGEVVAIEETESGEWTMRFYAHRLGFIDEKRGRLVRKTVLQPRPAVGLADELREEL, from the coding sequence ATGGTTTGGAGAGAGACTGGCATCATGGAGGAGCGGCTGAAGTTTGTTGCGGCATGTTTGTCCGGCGAGGAGACGATGGCTGGGCTTTGCGCGCTCTACGGGATATCGCGCAAGACGGGCTATAAATGGCTGAGACGCTTTCAGCTGCGCGGTCCTGCGGGGCTGGAGGATCTGCCGCGAGCACCACTTAACCACGGGCGGGCGACGGCGGCAGAGCTGGTGGAGCGGATCGTGGCGGAGAAGGAAGCGCATCCGCTATGGGGTCCGAAGAAGATCGTTGCGCGGCTGGCGCGACAGGACCCGGCGACGGCTTGGCCGTCGGCTTCAACGGCGGGAGCGATCCTCAATCGGCACGGGCTGGTCGGGCGGCGGCGCGCCCGGTGGAAGGGGGCCGGCAACGGCCCTTGGCCGGAGCCGGCGATGCCAAATGCGGTATGGACGGGCGACCACAAAGGCTGGTTCACGACCCGCGACGGCTGGCGCTGCGAACCGCTGACGGTGATGGATGTCAAAAGCCGTTATCTGCTGGCGCTGGAGGCGACCGGCTCGACCGGTGACGAAGAGGCCTGGCCGGTGTTCGAGCGGCTGTTTGACGAGCATGGCCTGCCCGACCGCATCAGGACCGACAACGGTCCGCCCTTCGCGGCGGCCGGTGTCACCGGACTGACGCCGCTATCCCTACGCTTCGTGCGGCTGGGGATTACGCTGGAGCGCATTGCGCCAGGTAAGCCGCAGCAAAACGGAAAGCACGAGCGCTTCCATCTGACCATGCTGCCGCTGGCAAAAGCGCCGGCAGCCGACCGGGCCGCGCAGGCCGAAGCCTTCGAAGCGTTTCGGCGTGAGTACAATGAGGAGCGACCGCACGAGACGCTCGGCATGGACACGCCGGCCGAGCACTACCGGGCCTCGACGCGCAAAATGCCGGTCAGCCCTCCCGAACCCGATTATCCGGCCGAGGCCGCGGTGCGCAAGGTGCGCCACAACGGCGCCGTCAAATGGCAGGGCGCGGAGATTTACGTCTCGGCCACGCTGGTCGGAGAGGTGGTCGCCATTGAGGAGACGGAGAGCGGCGAATGGACGATGCGCTTCTACGCCCATCGCCTCGGCTTTATCGACGAGAAACGCGGCAGGCTCGTCCGCAAAACCGTCTTGCAACCCCGACCAGCCGTCGGTCTTGCGGACGAGCTACGGGAAGAACTGTAA
- the adh gene encoding aldehyde dehydrogenase produces MLHQKILDNPFKHKYGNFIGGEWREPVAGRYFDNTTPVTGGSLCQIARSDAADIELALDAAHAAKEKWGRTSTTERSNILMKIAARMEDNLELLARAETWDNGKPIRETMAADIPLAIDHFRYFAACIRAQEGSIGEIDHDTVAYHFHEPLGVVGQIIPWNFPILMAAWKVAPALAAGNCVVLKPAEQTPASILILAELIADLLPPGVLNIVNGFGLEAGKPLATSPRIAKIAFTGETTTGRLIMQYASQNLIPVTLELGGKSPNIFFADVLNEDDDYFDKALEGFAMFALNQGEVCTCPSRALVQESIYDRFMERAVKRVEAIRQGNPLDSATMIGAQASGEQLEKILSYIDIGKQEGAEVLAGGGRNVLEGDLAGGYYVKPTVFRGHNKMRIFQEEIFGPVVSVTTFKTEDEALEIANDTLYGLGAGVWSRDANRCYRFGREIQAGRVWTNCYHAYPAHAAFGGYKQSGIGRETHKMMLDHYQQTKNMLVSYSPKALGFF; encoded by the coding sequence ATGCTGCATCAGAAAATTCTCGATAACCCGTTCAAGCACAAGTATGGAAATTTCATCGGCGGTGAATGGCGCGAGCCGGTCGCCGGCCGCTATTTCGACAATACCACGCCTGTCACCGGCGGTTCGCTCTGCCAGATAGCCCGATCGGATGCCGCCGATATCGAGCTCGCACTCGATGCTGCCCATGCCGCCAAGGAGAAGTGGGGCCGCACCTCGACCACCGAGCGCTCCAACATCCTGATGAAGATCGCCGCGCGGATGGAGGACAATCTCGAACTTCTGGCGCGGGCCGAGACCTGGGACAACGGCAAACCGATCCGCGAAACCATGGCCGCCGATATTCCGCTGGCGATCGACCATTTCCGCTATTTCGCCGCCTGCATCCGGGCACAGGAAGGCTCGATCGGCGAGATCGACCACGATACGGTCGCCTACCATTTCCATGAGCCGCTCGGTGTCGTCGGCCAGATCATTCCGTGGAACTTCCCGATCCTGATGGCCGCCTGGAAGGTGGCGCCGGCCCTTGCCGCCGGCAACTGCGTCGTCCTGAAGCCAGCCGAGCAGACGCCGGCCTCGATCCTCATCCTCGCCGAATTGATCGCCGACCTGTTGCCGCCGGGCGTGCTCAACATCGTCAACGGCTTCGGGCTCGAAGCGGGCAAGCCGCTGGCGACCAGCCCGCGCATCGCCAAGATCGCCTTTACCGGGGAGACGACGACGGGGCGGCTGATCATGCAATATGCCAGCCAAAACCTCATCCCCGTCACACTCGAGCTCGGCGGCAAGTCGCCGAACATCTTCTTCGCCGACGTGCTCAATGAGGACGACGACTATTTCGACAAAGCGCTCGAAGGCTTCGCGATGTTCGCGCTCAACCAGGGCGAGGTCTGCACCTGCCCGAGCCGGGCGCTGGTCCAGGAAAGCATCTATGATCGCTTCATGGAGCGGGCGGTGAAGCGGGTCGAGGCGATCCGGCAGGGCAATCCGCTCGACAGTGCAACGATGATCGGCGCGCAGGCGTCGGGCGAACAGTTGGAGAAGATCCTCTCCTATATCGACATCGGCAAGCAGGAAGGCGCCGAGGTCCTGGCCGGCGGCGGGCGCAACGTGCTCGAGGGCGACCTCGCCGGTGGCTACTACGTCAAGCCGACGGTGTTCCGTGGGCACAACAAGATGCGGATCTTCCAGGAGGAAATCTTCGGACCGGTCGTGTCGGTGACCACCTTCAAGACCGAGGACGAGGCGCTCGAGATCGCCAATGACACGCTCTACGGCCTCGGTGCCGGCGTGTGGAGCCGCGACGCCAATCGCTGCTACCGCTTCGGCCGCGAAATCCAGGCCGGCCGCGTCTGGACCAATTGCTACCATGCCTACCCGGCGCATGCCGCCTTCGGCGGCTACAAGCAATCGGGCATCGGCCGCGAGACGCACAAGATGATGCTCGACCATTACCAGCAGACCAAGAACATGCTGGTGAGCTACAGCCCGAAGGCGCTCGGCTTCTTCTGA
- a CDS encoding DUF779 domain-containing protein, producing MTETSGEPRVLATDAAIALIREIRRDHPDILFHQSGGCCDGSSPMCYPADDYIVGDNDVKLGEIDGVPVYISASQYEVWKHTQLIIDVVPGRGGMFSLDNGREKRFLTRSRLFGGGERCVVPPRPLPRRAT from the coding sequence ATGACGGAAACAAGTGGCGAGCCGCGCGTGCTTGCGACCGACGCGGCGATCGCGCTCATCCGCGAAATCCGGCGCGATCATCCGGATATCCTGTTCCACCAATCGGGCGGCTGTTGCGATGGCTCGTCGCCCATGTGCTACCCGGCCGATGATTACATCGTCGGCGACAACGATGTGAAGCTCGGCGAGATCGACGGCGTGCCGGTCTATATCAGCGCCAGCCAATACGAGGTCTGGAAGCACACCCAGTTGATCATCGACGTGGTGCCGGGCAGGGGCGGCATGTTCTCGCTCGACAACGGCCGCGAGAAGCGCTTCCTGACGCGCTCACGGCTCTTCGGCGGCGGCGAGCGTTGCGTGGTGCCGCCTCGGCCTTTGCCTCGCCGCGCGACATAG